One Dictyostelium discoideum AX4 chromosome 3 chromosome, whole genome shotgun sequence genomic region harbors:
- the mpl3 gene encoding leucine-rich repeat-containing protein (Similar to LRR) produces MGNSHSSENGGNSGSGGGSGGGGSGYSGVSENMIIDLEGRYHIDYKNRNYKKLKPQMFSTFFEHYEIVQADSLINSDFIKNKTVKKNRDNSSNNNSNNNSNNNNNNNTLNNSTIITTTTTTTTTSTPTTTIMITPPQQQQQQRTSLDLTNRDISESSTPNEQQIRLAQEETENQEIVESSFLKSSPVPSPSSSVLKSFESDFQLNTDLTTETFDDNSAEKKRQQQQQQQQNEDSKQSSQQQTQKSKDKDESAKIVNNKSSSTTNIKPILAAAQTSRSTSIPAFNRNKTKEPTKQKIKKEHSTLRKNSLSSSNIITPNNTTNTNAKDGASYFNENSLMSVKSDIKIFSLDLSINRLENITNDILSIMARFEIQELTLSTNFFQIIPDLQLVKSLTTVNLTRNKLSKLQTSVFIELPSLTSLILDRNFISSIPDDIDQIKNLKYLSIKHNALEYLPNSLSNLSQLISLDLSQNKLKTLPPNFDDLINLRMVWLSYNQITSLPSMRKLVNLVTFDISSNKLLSLPKDFAYLVPSRIKQSYSDIDIDEYDENINTCNNINSNNNDSNNSNNNNNNNNDNNNNCNKNNILEMINSTELEGGGLGCLKELNIRDNRELISLPVEYKQVESLMTLVTSIPSEIIPGIFLGGLDSANNAPILQTLGITHILLAIGDCEPFFPKTFKYYSIDDARDAPQYDISQHFEQTNCFIESGRKSGGVLVHCRAGISRSSTLVISYLMKYQRMTFKQAMDLVQSKRPQIQPNPGFKDQLLKYEAKLFCTNILNISSHNSNNKNNNSSNNRKSINNRKSNNIIITINNSSNSNNNNSTDNSNNSSTSTTPNLSSLSSDSSSSASLSKLSISK; encoded by the exons atgggtaaTTCACATTCAAGCGAaaatggtggtaatagtggtagtggtggtggtagtggtggtggtggcagTGGCTATAGTGGAGTTTCAGAAAATATGATTATTGACTTAGAAGGAAGATATCATATTGATTATAAGAatagaaattataaaaaattgaaaccTCAAATGTTTTCAACATTTTTTGAACATTACGAAATTGTTCAAGCTGATTCATTGATAAATAGTGATTTCATCAAAAATAAGACTGTTAAAAAGAATAGagataatagtagtaataacaatagcaataataatagtaataataataataataataatacattaaaCAACTCTACCataatcacaacaacaacaacaactactacaacatccactccaacaacaacaataatgataacaccaccacagcaacaacaacaacaaagaacATCATTAGATTTAACAAATAGAGATATATCGGAATCATCTACACCAAATGAACAACAAATCAGATTGGCTCAAGAAGAAACagaaaatcaagaaattGTTGAAAGTTCTTTTTTAAAGTCTTCACCAGttccatcaccatcatcatcagtatTAAAGAGTTTTGAATCTGATTTCCAATTAAATACAGATTTAACAACTGAGacatttgatgataatagtGCAGAGAAAAagagacaacaacaacaacaacaacaacaaaatgaagATTCTAAACAATCTtctcaacaacaaacacaaaaatcaaaagataaagatgaaTCAGCTAAAATAGTAAACAATAAATCTTCATCCACTACAAACattaaaccaattttagCAGCAGCACAAACCTCTAGATCAACATCAATACCAGCatttaatagaaataaaacaaaagagccaacaaaacaaaagattaaaaaagaaCATAGTACCTTAAGAAAGAATTCATTGAGTAGTAGTAATATCATAACACCAAATAAcaccaccaataccaatgCAAAAGATGGTGCAtcatattttaatgaaaatagtttAATGTCAGTTAAATCAgatattaaaatcttttcattagatttatcaattaatagaTTAGAGAATATTACAAATGATATTTTATCTATAATGGCAAGATTTGAAATTCAAGAATTAACATTATCAACAAACTTTTTCCAAATAATTCCAGATCTTCAATTAGTCAAATCTTTAACAACTGTAAATTTAACAAGAAATAAGCTTTCAAAACTTCAAACTTCTGTTTTCATTGAATTACCATCTTTAACTTCTTTAATATTAGATAGAAATTT tatCTCATCAATTCCAGACGATATTgatcaaatcaaaaatttaaaatatctttcaaTTAAACATAATGCATTAGAATATTTaccaaattcattatcaaatctttctcaattaatttcattggaTTTatcacaaaataaattaaaaactttaccaccaaattttgatgatttaattaatttaag aatggTATGGTTATCATATAATCAAATTACAAGTTTACCATCAATGAGAAAATTAGTGAATTTAGTAACATTTGATatatcatcaaataaattattaagttTACCAAAAGATTTTGCTTATTTAGTACCATCAAGAATAAAGCAATCTTATAGcgatattgatattgatgaatatgatgaaaatataaatacatgtaataatataaatagtaataataatgatagtaataatagtaataataataataataataataatgataataataataattgtaataaaaataatatattagaAATGATTAATTCAACAGAATTAGAAGGAGGTGGATTAGGATGTTTAAAGGAATTAAATATTCGTGATAATAgggaattaatttcattaccaGTTGAATATAAACAGGTTGAATCATTAATGACACTAGTTACAAGTATACCAAGTGAAATTATACCAGGAATATTTTTAGGTGGACTTGATAGTGCAAACAATGCACCAATTTTACAAACTTTAGGTATCACACATATTCTTTTGGCAATTGGTGATTGTGAACCATTCTTTCCAAAAACTTTCAAATACTATTCAATTGATGATGCTAGAGATGCACCACAATATGATATTAGTCAACATTTTGAACAAACCAATTGTTTCATTGAATCTGGTAGAAAATCTGGTGGTGTTTTAGTACATTGTAGAGCAGGTATCAGTAGAAGTTCAACTTTGGTAATCTCTTACTTGATGAAATATCAAAGAATGACCTTTAAACAGGCAATGGATCTAGTTCAATCAAAAAGACCTCAAATTCAACCAAATCCAGGTTTTAAAgatcaacttttaaaatatgaagcaaaattattttgtacaaatattttaaatatatcttctcataatagtaataataaaaataataactccTCTAATAATAGAAagagtattaataatagaaaaagtaataatataataattacaattaataacagtagtaatagtaataataataatagtactgataatagtaataattcatcaacttcaacaactcCAAATCTTTCTTCTTTATCTTCTGATTCTTCTTCAAGTGCCTCactttcaaaattatcaatttccaaataa
- the ndrA gene encoding NDR family protein kinase, with protein MINDHESVIDVGSDDERENFEDEEDTTTVYSSDPLSRPTMDRSLAAKMYIEQYYINAQQSVKERGQRRKDLELKLENMKLSSKESNDLRKELDKKESDYMRIKRLKLKRSDFEVIRIIGRGAFGEVSLVRHRESNDLYAMKRLKKSEMLKKEQAAHVRAERDVLASANTNWVVKLYYSFQDDNYLYLIMEYLPGGDMMSLLIKYDIFTENQARFYIAETILAIESVHTLGYIHRDIKPDNLLLDSKGHVKLCDLGLCTGFHRLHSSEFYQMLVGDAMTIKMKLIEATPLTQTERIASWKKARRALAYSAVGTPDYTAPEVFLQIGYNKEVDWWSLGVILYEMVVGHPPFLSDNTTETCLKILNCKETLQIPTDMGLSKEVIDLIKRLVCEKDRYKSADEIKLHPFFKGVNWDNIRNQSAPFVPELKSPTDTSNFDIYEEIPNDIDDDDNNNNNNSNNNINLNDNINSNCTYTTPTKKSNIMGKGNIKDKDLAFIGFTFKGFDAVNKSPTNRRNVESIFNTNNSTTTSTTK; from the exons atgataaatgaCCATGAATCAGTAATTGATGTTGGATCTGATGATGAAAGAGAAAActttgaagatgaagaagatacAACAACAGTTTATTCAAGTGATCCTTTATCAAGACCTACAATGGATAGATCATTAGCAGCTAAAATGTATATTGAacaatattatataaatgcTCAACAATCTGTAAAAGAAAGAGGTCAAag aagaaaagatttagaattaaaattagaaaatatgaaattatcatcaaaagaatcaaatgatCTAAGAAAAGAATTGGATAAGAAAGAATCTGATTATATGAGAATAAAGAGATTAAAATTGAAGAGATCGGATTTTGAAGTTATTAGGATCATTGGTAGGGGTGCATTTGGGGAGGTTAGTTTGGTACGTCATAGGGAATCGAATGATTTGTATGCAATGAAGAGATTAAAGAAATCAGAGATGTTAAAGAAGGAGCAAGCAGCACATGTTAGGGCTGAACGTGACGTATTGGCAAGTGCAAACACTAATTGGGTGGTGAAACTCTACTATTCGTTCCAAGATGACAATTACTTGTACTTGATTATGGAGTATCTCCCCGGCGGCGATATGATGTCCCTTTTGATAAAGTATGACATTTTCACAGAGAATCAAGCACGTTTCTACATAGCAGAGACTATTTTAGCCATTGAGTCTGTGCACACATTGGGTTACATTCATCGTGATATTAAACCCGATAATCTATTGCTAGACTCAAAGGGACATGTGAAGCTTTGCGATCTCGGCTTGTGCACTGGTTTCCATCGTTTGCATTCCTCAGAATTCTATCAAATGTTGGTGGGCGATGCCATGACAATCAAGATGAAGCTCATCGAAGCAACACCCTTGACCCAGACTGAGAGAATCGCATCTTGGAAGAAGGCAAGAAGGGCCTTGGCCTACAGTGCTGTCGGCACCCCTGACTATACCGCTCCAGAGGTGTTCCTACAAATTGGGTATAATAAAGAGGTGGATTGGTGGTCACTTGGTGTCATACTCTATGAGATGGTTGTGGGTCATCCACCATTTCTATCGGATAACACCACTGAGACTTGTTTAAAGATTCTCAATTGTAAAGAAACACTTCAAATTCCAACCGATATGGGTCTTTCAAAAGAAGTGATTGATCTCATCAAAAGATTGGTTTGTGAGAAGGATCGTTACAAATCTgctgatgaaattaaattacatCCATTCTTTAAAGGTGTGAATTGGGATAACATTAGAAATCAATCAGCACCATTCGTTCCAGAATTAAAAAGTCCAACTGATACTTCaaattttgatatttatGAAGAAATTCCAAATGATatcgatgatgatgataataacaataataataatagtaataacaatataaatttaaatgataatataaattcaaacTGTACATATACAACTCCaactaaaaaatcaaatattatgGGTAAAGGTAatataaaagataaagatttaGCCTTTATTGGTTTCACTTTTAAAGGTTTTGACGCTGTAAATAAAAGTCCAACAAATAGAAGAAATGTTGAGTCAATTTTTAATACGaataattcaacaactacttcaacaacaaaataa
- the pigO gene encoding phosphatidylinositol glycan, class O: MDKINNNNKKINRANISSFILFFICILSIGILLFFNGFLLMRFELPLKSQCNQSPLPNYDAINNNNLNNNNNNGCWMNKTYNKAVIVVIDALRYDFVARQPISNGSSGGGGDSTSIYFHNRLTSIQNLIDNKPENSLFYKFVADSPTVTMQRIKGITTGSLPTFIDVGSNFGGDAIVEDSLVNQLSFFDNHNNNNSSNNNHNNNNNKNDNNDNDEKVGKFRNKVIFIGDDTWVGLFPNHFYAEYPYPSFNVKDIDTVDNGVLEHLLPTITKLNDEWDVAIAHLLGVDHVGHTYGPYHPEMIRKLNQMDEFLLSIINNIKNDTLFILMGDHGMTTDGNHGGASLLETEAALFMYSPGIKINSSNSIPKEILKSRLSSVPFDHYDSNNDNINNNNNNNNNDNNQIVRDISQIDLVSTLSLALGVPIPFGNLGSIIPELFFSSGGENIENQWNNLFNALRINTFQIKRYIEEYSKISKEFPISKLQHFDQLLKTTEDLFNKYQNSATNTINPIDIYKGYIQYHQEVIELCRNIWATFDLFSMDCGILLILLSIISIIFFIVKLISIGGGAAGAGETIKFPIKSIGISIGFGLIISTITNITLSKMNLSDKYSSQTITLTIPSIISIICFIYKLKSIPIISTTTTTSSSSNLTFISQLKSFYLYIIKSISIFKIITTILPIATFILHGVSFYSNSFIEAQQGVVYFFLVSNILLLLINSFKNKLKWSLNDTLLSIGTFISLFLSSPLIWNFKFSSLFIPNLNETNGDNIFSNLFETFWVLPLIFILWRNIIFKQTSTISSISTTPLIHQILLSISLISISLYWYIIQPLISSNKYQFNWIEKSILPWIVYLSSIIGLYYTIVNNNNNNNNNNSSTTKINNPVEKLLKRLVYICCYFYLVILLLLGVENSKSTLLMLSQAIFIAYILIPTNINNNNNYYFKFIVLSIIFGFLSINDFFTSGHEYSFNKIQFESAFIGFENHFYLRDGLLVLLNTFSSPIFFTLSLPIVIIYTRFYRLLKMKQLVILSNTKELLEIDENEIQSFFSLKDLLISFLCQLVFYGYQTLHICISVYGLRRHLMVWRVFAPKYIFESIQLLIVSFFILFLSILISYFINLNQKKNLIKIK, encoded by the exons AtggataaaataaataataacaataaaaagataaatagaGCTAATATTAgctcatttattttattttttatatgtatattatcaattggtatattattattctttaatGGGTTCTTATTGATGAGATTTGAACTACCATTAAAAAGTCAATGTAATCAATCACCATTACCAAATTATGATgctatcaataataataatttaaataataataataataatggatgtTGGATGAATAAAACCTATAATAAAGCAGTTATTGTAGTGATTGATGCATTAAGATATGATTTTGTAGCTAGAcaaccaatttcaaatggcagtagtggtggtggtggtgattcaacttcaatttattttcataatagATTAActtcaattcaaaatttaattgataataaaccTGAAAATTCactattttataaatttgtaGCTGATTCACCAACTGTTACAATGCAAAGAATTAAAGGAATTACAACTGGTTCATTACCAACATTTATTGATGTTGGTTCAAATTTTGGTGGTGATGCAATCGTTGAAGATAGTTTAGTTAatcaattatcattttttgataatcataataataataatagcagcaataataatcataataataataataataaaaatgataataatgataatgatgaaaaagtaggaaaatttagaaataaagTAATTTTCATTGGTGATGATACTTGGGTAGGACTTTTTCCGAATCATTTTTATGCAGAGTATCCTTATCCATCATTTAATGTAAAAGATATTGATACTGTTGATAATGGTGTTTTAGAACATCTTTtaccaacaattacaaaattaaatgatgaatGGGATGTTGCAATCGCTCATCTTTTAGGTGTTGATCATGTTGGTCATACCTATGGTCCTTATCACCCTGAAATGAttagaaaattaaatcaaatggaTGAATTCCTTTTATCT attataaataatattaaaaatgatactttatttatattaatggGTGATCATGGTATGACAACAGATGGAAATCATGGTGGTGCATCATTATTGGAGACTGAAGCAGCTTTGTTTATGTATTCACCAGGAATAAAGATTAATAGTTCAAATAGTATTCCAaaggaaattttaaaatctagaTTATCATCAGTACCATTTGATCATTATGATagcaataatgataatattaataataataataataataataataatgacaatAATCAAATAGTACGTGATATTAGTCAAATTGATTTAGTATCAACATTATCATTAGCATTAGGTGTACCAATTCCATTTGGTAATCTTGGTAGTATAATTCCTGAACTTTTCtttagtagtggtggtgaaaatattgaaaatcaatggaataatttatttaatgcaTTAAGAATTAATacttttcaaattaaaagatatattgaagaatattcaaaaatttcaaaagaatttccaatttcaaaattacaacattttgatcaacttttaaaaacaacagaagatttatttaataaatatcaaaataGTGCTACCAATACCATTAATCCAATTGATATCTATAAAGGTTAtattcaatatcatcaaGAAGTAATTGAATTATGTAGAAATATTTGGGcaacatttgatttattcTCAATGGATTGTGGTatattgttaattttattatcaattatttcaatcatattttttattgtaaaattaatttcaattggtggCGGTGCTGCTGGTGCTGGTGAAACTATTAAATTCCCGATAAAGTCAATTGGAATTTCAATTGGATTTGGTTTAATCATATCAACTATTACAAATATAACATTatcaaaaatgaatttatcaGATAAATATTCATCACAAACAATTACACTTACAATTCcatcaataatttcaataatttgttttatttataaattaaaatctataccaataatatcaacaacaacaacaacatcatcttcttcaaatttaacatttatttcacaattaaaatcattttatttatatataattaaatcaatttcaatttttaaaattattacaacaattTTACCTATTGCTACATTTATTTTACATGGAGTAtcattttattcaaatagtTTTATAGAAGCTCAACAAGGTGTTGTTTACTTTTTCTTGGTtagtaatattttattacttttaataaattcatttaaaaataaattaaaatggtCATTAAATGAtactttattatcaattggtacctttatttcattatttttatcatcaccattaatttggaattttaaattctcttcattatttataccaaatttaaatgaaaccAATGGagataatattttttcaaatctttttgaaacattttgggtattaccattaattttCATATTATGGAGaaacattattttcaaacaaacttcaacaatttcatcaatttcaacaacacctttaattcaccaaattttattatcaatttctttgatttcaatttctttatattGGTATATTATTCAACCATTAATCTCATCtaataaatatcaatttaATTGGATTGAAAAGAGTATTTTACCTTGGatagtttatttatcatcaataatTGGTTTATACTATACCATagtcaataataataataataataataataacaatagtagtaccaccaaaattaataatccagttgaaaaattattaaaaagattggtttatatttgttgttatttctatttagtaattttattattacttggtgttgaaaattcaaaatcaacttTATTAATGTTATCACAAGCTATTTTCATTGCttatatattaataccaaccaatattaataataataataattattattttaaatttatagttttatcaattatttttggatttttatcaattaatgatttctttaCAAGTGGTCATGaatattcatttaataaaattcaatttgaatCAGCATTCATTGGTTTTGAGAATCATTTCTATTTAAGAGATGgtttattggttttattaaatacTTTTTCATCACCAATATTTTTCACACTTTCATTACCAATCGTTATAATTTATACTCGTTTTtatagattattaaaaatgaaacaattgGTTATATTATCAAATACAAAGGAGTTGTTggaaattgatgaaaatgaaattcaatcatttttcAGTCTAAaggatttattaatttcattccTTTGTCAATTGGTTTTCTATGGTTATCAAACATTACATATTTGTATCTCAGTTTATGGTTTACGTAGACATTTAATGGTTTGGCGTGTTTTTGCtccaaaatatatttttgaaagtattcaattattaattgtttctttctttatattatttttatcaatattaatatcatattttataaatttaaatcaaaaaaagaatttaattaaaattaaataa
- the rsmC gene encoding small GTPase yields the protein MPKATFKILLIGETQVGCSTILSQFKKSYATEKNENKFGTLNKNKEKPKEEKDKVEEEEIKSFKQIVYHENTKYMLDIIDHKFINQTIEEGQEQQEQQEQNTNLPFEDFIKEFHGFILVYDITKLSSSKKLKEMYELINKNNHCNYRSILLIGNKNDLKDEREITYSQGEEFAENFDCLFSEISSKDMIQLDSAITSLITDLVTKRYESMTITKQSSSKSKKKFILPFKSGLSNRNCKFM from the exons atgccAAAAGcaacatttaaaatattattaataggaGAAACTCAGGTTGGTTGCTCGACAATATTAtctcaatttaaaaaatcctATGCCACAGaaaa aaatgaaaataaatttggaacattgaataaaaataaagaaaaacctaaagaagaaaaagataaagttgaagaagaagagataaaatcatttaaacaaATTGTCTATCATGAAAATACAAAATATATGTTAGATATTATAGATCATAAATTCATAAATCAAACTATAGAAGAAggacaagaacaacaagaacaacaagaacaaaacacaaatttaccatttgaagattttattaaagaatttcaTGGATTTATATTGGTTTATGACATAACAAAATTATCAAgttcaaagaaattaaaagaaatgtacgaattgattaataaaaacaatcatTGTAATTATagatcaattttattaattggtaataaGAATGATTTAAAAGATGAAAGAGAAATAACTTATAGTCAAGGTGAAGAATTTGCAGAGAATTTTGATTGCCTGTTTTCTGAAATATCCTCAAAAGATATGATTCAACTTGATTCTGCTATCACCTCTTTAATTACTGATTTGGTAACAAAAAGGTATGAAAGTATGACAATTACAAAACAATCTTCCtcaaaaagtaaaaaaaaattcatattaCCTTTTAAAAGTGGTTTATCAAAtagaaattgtaaatttatgtaa
- a CDS encoding ARF/SAR superfamily protein — translation MTSNQPIDFSFNSNSNILGPDISVVNSENNNSNNNNANNNKDSNNIIDIQETEDNESYVNIESLSINTQSPQPPEQQQYEQYEQQEQQQQQQQQQQQQQQQQQQQQQQYEQQYQNEVDDIDNDKLPLLSNDEIESKKAKVEPIRITNYNFLEVLKPELVNYIFLKVGALDMTSLIGVNKQCYRIGMNEKLWLYFVENDFRVDIHEIHQLIRLNGGVRSLYANLYFKQKNSIPKQSSPNPLIKYFLKPISKLPSLFTRKEYKTLMYGLDSTGKTTMLYKFARGENVRTTHTNGYNVEVVEYKSCDFICWDVGYEDSSLSPQILSPTNSNNNLNNNNNNNINNNNNNNNNNNNNNNNNNNNNNNNNNNNNNNNNNNNNNNNNNNNNNNNNNNNNNNNNSNNNNNNNSNNSSRVSSPQHQKPPVWQHYIQDTQAIIFIIDATDSQRLVRQAKEEFWKMVTDKNVQKIVNNFKQPNQDSCKVKVLIYANKYDQTNPMTTLEITQALSLFNLPDHIVWHVQGCSAISKDGDGLYEGLDWLSSQFDS, via the exons aTGACATCAAATCAACCAATtgattttagttttaatagTAACTCAAACATTCTTGGACCTGATATCTCAGTTGTTAatagtgaaaataataatagtaataataataatgccaACAACAATAAAGACTCCAATAACATAATAGATATTCAAGAGACGGAAGACAATGAATCATATGTTAATATTGAAAGTTTAAGTATTAATACTCAatcaccacaaccaccagaacaacaacaatatgaaCAATatgaacaacaagaacaacaacaacaacaacaacaacaacaacaacaacaacaacaacaacaacaacaacaacaacaacaatatgaacaacaatatcaaaatgAAGTAGATGATatagataatgataaattaccTTTGTTAagtaatgatgaaattgaaagcAAAAAAGCAAAAGTAGAACCAATAAGGATAACAAATTATAACTTTTTAGAAGTATTAAAACCAGAATTagttaattatatatttttaaaggtTGGAGCTTTAGATATGACATCATTGATCGGAGTTAATAAGCAATGCTATAGAATCGGTATGAATGAAAAGCTATGGTTATATTTTGTAGAGAATGATTTTAGAGTGGACATTCACGAGATACATCAATTGATTAGATTGAATGGTGGTGTACGTTCATTGTATGcaaatctttattttaaacaaaagAATAGTATTCCAAAACAGTCATCGCCAAATCCATTGATCAAATATTTCCttaaaccaatttcaaaGTTACCAAGTTTATTCACTCGTAAAGAGTATAAAACCTTAATGTATGGTTTAGATAGTACCGGTAAAACTACAATGCTCTACAAGTTTGCGCGTGGTGAAAATGTTAGAACCACTCATACAAATGGTTATAATGTTGAAGTGGTCGAATATAAATCTTgtgattttatttgttggGATGTTGGTTATGAAGATTCTTCATTATCTCCTCAAATTTTATCACcaacaaatagtaataataatttaaataataataataataataatataaataataataataataataataataataataataataataataataataataataataataataataataataataataataataataataataataataataataataataataataataataataataataataataataataataataataataataataataataatagtaataataataataataataatagtaataatagtagtagggTATCATCGCCGCAACATCAAAAACCGCCTGTTTGGCAACATTATATTCAAGATACTCAagcaattatttttattatagatGCAACAGATAGTCAACGTTTAGTACGTCAAGCTAAAGAAGAGTTTTGGAAAATGGTAACAGATAAAAATGTACAAAAGATTGTAAATAACTTTAAACAACCAAATCAAGATTCTTGCAAGgttaaagttttaatttatgCAAATAAATATGATCAAACAAATCCTATGACAACTTTAGAAATTACTCAagcattatcattatttaatttacctGATCATATAGTTTGGCATGTTCAA ggttGCTCGGCTATATCAAAAGATGGTGATGGATTATATGAAGGATTGGATTGGTTAAGTTCACAATTTGATTCATAA